From the Candidatus Binatia bacterium genome, the window CGCCGCCCAGGTTCGTGTATGTCGATAGCGGCCGCCACTGCTTTTGGTACGTGGTGGAACCGGGCGAAAACACAATGCGGTGACTACGGTTTGTAGCAGCAGCGCGGAGGCGGATAGAAAACAAATCCAGCATCACCTGACGCGCCGCCGTTCGCAGCGCCATGCGTTCGCGCCACTGCGCCCAGTGGGAAAGGGCGAAACTCCCAGTAACGCCAAGCAGAGCCAGCGTCGCTACAAATTCCATTAAGGTGAAGCCCAGGAGCCCTTTCTTAGTGATCACGCTCCAGCTATACGCCAACAGCATGCCACATGGTCGGTCTCGCAACCGGCTTCTCCGCACGCCTTAAACGATTTGGTTGTCCCTCACTGTGAGCCCATTGGCGTTCTCCCAGTGAGTCAACCGGTGCATTGTTGATCTCCATGGCCCGTGTGGGATCGCGAGTCGTAGGCTGCGGATTAGGTGAGCGGCCACGTGACCGAATTTGGCGCGCTGCGCGGGGTGCGCGGGGCTAGGCGAGAAGGCTTACAAAGACACGGATTGCCATAGCTGCAAGCGGGTCCGCCGAGCCGATCGCGCGAATCACGTGACTGGGATCCGAGCCCAGGGACAGTACCAAGCGCCTGACTGGCTAGCTGCCCACTCCGGTCACCGGCTCAAACGGGCCTGGTCGGGGCGAAATCAATAGCGTCGCATCAGAGAAGGCCCCCCTGGGTTCGTCTGCGTCCTTGTTGTGCCTCGCTGGACCCCGGTCGGTGCC encodes:
- a CDS encoding GspH/FimT family pseudopilin, which encodes MLLAYSWSVITKKGLLGFTLMEFVATLALLGVTGSFALSHWAQWRERMALRTAARQVMLDLFSIRLRAAATNRSHRIVFSPGSTTYQKQWRPLSTYTNLGGAVALPAGVRVVSCNASGQAIAFKPRGNAATFGTVVLRNGFGEEKHIIVDIAGRVRLQ